A window from Natranaerovirga hydrolytica encodes these proteins:
- a CDS encoding helix-turn-helix domain-containing protein, which produces MNNKTLDFVTKLLSDTMKVDMHYFIEPYNDLSRFDRFLRNSLQNSETLYNQIQSFIQTITHNSFYILTDCYYLNYILFYPYEEKKDLISIGPYFNTPINDHYWHQITTDNKLTLVQLQKLKGFLYGVPTIDNNLHLISIINNIVHYINPEAEPYTVKYHETSSKKQDDDLYQPKNDFEVYSNRVSERYKTEQRLLNYISKGNHRGALSEAEKFVKLPFEPRLKNSLRNQKYLLSTANALFRKAIETNEIHPLYLHEISSKFVNKIENVSTVTALNNLYEKMIRDYCLLVRNKSTNQYSPTVRQILHHIEFNLDSKLNLNDLAEKYNLSVPYLSSLFKKEVGTTLIKYINGLRIQTAIHLLNTSSLSIQDIASYVGIYDFNYFTKIFKKEIGITPSDYRKNLFSEADKDE; this is translated from the coding sequence ATGAATAATAAAACACTAGACTTTGTAACGAAATTATTATCAGATACTATGAAAGTAGATATGCATTATTTCATCGAACCCTATAATGACCTTTCCAGATTTGACCGTTTTCTAAGAAATAGTCTGCAAAATTCAGAAACATTATACAATCAAATACAAAGTTTTATTCAGACAATAACTCATAATTCCTTCTATATTTTAACGGATTGTTACTACCTAAATTACATCCTTTTTTATCCTTATGAAGAAAAAAAAGACTTAATCTCTATTGGACCTTATTTCAATACACCTATAAACGACCATTATTGGCATCAAATTACAACTGACAATAAGTTAACATTGGTTCAGTTGCAAAAATTGAAGGGTTTTCTTTATGGCGTACCAACCATTGATAATAACCTTCATTTAATCTCCATCATTAATAATATTGTCCACTATATTAATCCAGAAGCCGAACCCTATACAGTTAAATATCACGAAACATCAAGTAAAAAACAAGATGATGATTTGTACCAACCCAAAAACGATTTTGAAGTTTATTCTAATCGGGTCTCCGAACGATATAAAACTGAGCAAAGACTTTTAAATTATATCAGCAAAGGTAATCACCGAGGCGCCCTTTCTGAAGCTGAAAAGTTTGTTAAGCTACCCTTTGAACCTAGGTTAAAAAACTCTTTGCGAAACCAAAAGTATTTACTTAGTACGGCTAATGCTTTATTTAGAAAAGCCATAGAAACAAATGAAATTCATCCTCTATACCTTCATGAAATCTCAAGTAAATTCGTCAATAAAATTGAAAATGTTTCTACAGTTACTGCCTTAAACAATTTGTATGAAAAAATGATTAGGGATTATTGTCTATTAGTAAGGAATAAATCAACGAATCAGTACTCACCCACTGTTCGTCAGATTTTACACCATATTGAATTCAACCTTGACTCAAAGCTTAATCTGAATGACCTTGCTGAAAAATATAATTTATCGGTTCCATATTTGTCTAGTTTGTTCAAAAAAGAAGTCGGTACTACACTTATTAAGTACATTAATGGATTGCGTATTCAAACTGCTATACATTTACTAAATACAAGTTCACTATCTATACAAGACATTGCATCATATGTTGGTATATATGATTTCAATTACTTCACAAAAATTTTCAAGAAAGAAATCGGTATCACACCAAGTGATTATAGAAAGAATTTATTTAGTGAGGCAGATAAAGATGAGTAA